From the genome of Spartobacteria bacterium:
CATATTCACGCCCGACATGATGCCTGTGACGGCCGGGAAGTAGATCGCAAAAACAATCCAAAAATTAAAAGAACCGGATGTATAAGCCGCACTCCAGTTTGTGCGCAATGTAGCGACTGAAAAGTGTTCCATCGCACCTGATAGAAGCACAACTATGGCAAGTGCTAACAAACTCATGACGACATATTGTGTTTTAACGGCCCATTGTGAACCAATCCAGTTTATGCCAAAGAGAGTCAGGATTGTTCCCATTCGAATGGCCAGGCCATAGGGTATAAGCGATGGAAAAGACGTAAGCAACGATTCGACAAAGCCTAACACGTAAAAAGGTACGGAGAATGCTTGTGCAAGAAAAAGAGCCACACCGATGGCCCCCCCCAAAGAGGGCCCCAAAACGCGGGATATAACAAAATAGGCACCACCGCCGCCCACCGCCGTATTGGTCGAAATACTGGCCAGGGAGACACCGGTCAACAGCGAGATCATTTCAGCAGTAAAAAGAATAATCAATGCACCAAAGATGCCTGCCTGCCCCACCACAAAATTGGCACGCATGAATAAAATAACGCCGAGTATGGTCAATATCGACGGGGTGAAAACGCCGCCAAATGTCCCAAGTTTATAGTTGTCAGTTATTTCGCTGTCGCTTTTTTTAATCATGATTACACTGATCTTTTGGGACGATCCTCCATATTGAACCAGAAAATGCGAGTCAATTATTGAGGAATTCTTCCCGTTTTTAGATTGTTATCTTCAATGTAAGTGTGCCATAAAACTGCTTTTAAATAGAAACATAAAGTCGTCAATCGGGGTCAATGAGTATCTATAAAACAATTCGAGCGCACCATGAAATGCTGTCCAATCTTATTGGGCGCGAATTAAAGAGCAAATACAAAGGATCTGCTCTGGGATTTTTGTGGAGCGTTCTTACGCCATTGTTTATGGCTTTTGTGTATGTCTTTTTTCTGCGGTTATTAGCCCGCGGTGTGCCGATGGAAAGTATCATCATCGGGGTGTTTGCCTGGCAGTTTACTGCGCAGAGCGTTAATGAAGGCCTCTTTTCGATTACCGGGAATGCCAATTTAGTTAAAAAGGTGTTTTTCCCCCGCGAGATTCTTCCCACAGCCAGTGTTTTTTCCAATATGATCAATTATCTTTTATCGCTGGTGGTTCAGTTTTTATTACTGGGTGTGATGCTCGGCATGCAGGGGATGTTTTTTAGCTGGACCATAATTTTTGTGCCGGTGATTATTATCTACCACGTAATGTTTTTGCTTTCGCTGGCCTATCTGCTGTCAGCGGCCAACGTGTATTTTCGAGATGCGCAGCATCTGGTCGGTGTATTGCTCAGTGCGTGGTTCTTTTCTTCGCCGGCGATGTATGACTTAACAATGGTCGAGGCGGTCGCCACGAAATATCCTATTGTTATGCAGTTGTATATGCTTAATCCGATGGCCAGCATCATAACGGCCTATCGTGCAGCTATTTTGCCGGGTGTCGGCTTTCCTTTCACCTCGTCCGTCGTGGTCGGGCTGACCATTCCGTTTATTTTGTTTTTTGTGTCACAAAAAGTGTTTCAGCGAGCCCAACGTAATTTTGCGGATTTATTATAATGACTATTGCCATTGAAGCCAAAAATCTAGGGAAGCGCTATTATGTTCGTGGTCACGCACCACCGACAGCGATGAGCGCGCTTCGTCAATTATTTACGCGTCAGAAGAAAGATGTCTTCTGGGCATTGCAGGACGTGAATTTTGAGATCAAGAAGGGGGCGACGATCGGGGTGATCGGCCCCAATGGATCGGGAAAAAGTTCGACACTGGGCCTTGTCACTGGAACCATTTATCCCACGACGGGTTATGTGAAGACGCATGGTCGTATTTCGTCGCTTCTGGAGTTGGGGGCAGGGTTTCATCCTGATTTGACGGGCCGTGAGAATATTTTTCTGAATGCGGCCATTCTTGGCATTCCGAGGGAAGACATCAGTAAACGAGTCGACCATATTATCGAATTTTCGAATTTACATGGATTTATCGATCAGCCGGTACGAAATTATTCCAGCGGCATGTATGTGAGGCTTGGGTTTGCTGTCGCGATTGAGATGAACCCAGATATTCTGCTGATTGATGAAGTCCTTGCCGTGGGAGATATCGCTTTTCAGCTTAAGTGTCTTGATCGTATTCGCAATTTTCAGAGGCGTGGAAAAACCCTGCTCTTTGTATCGCATGCGCTGCAGACCGTAGAAGAATTCTGTGATGAAGCATTTCTCATTCATAAAGGGCATCTGGTAAAGCGCGGAAATCCATCCGACGTGATTCTTGACTACATCAAGGCCTATATGGGTGAGGGTGGATATTTGTATACACAAGAATTTGGAACCAGAGACGTTGAATTCCAAAGCGTCATCATCCGCAACGAACAGGAGCAGGAAACGGCGTCGCTCATTAGCGGGAAGTCAATGCATGTGGATATTCATTACATTGCGCACAAACGGGTGGAGAAGCCCGTTTTTGGTTATTCCGTTAAAACAGGAAATGGTTTTTACATTTTTGGTAGCAATACACAGCTGCAAAATGTTGATATCAAATTCATTGACGGAGAGGGGATGATACGGTTGACCATCGATCCGCTGACCTTGATGCAAAGCAACTTCTTCCTGTCCCTCTCGATCCATTCATGGGATCATGAAACGCAGTACCACCGGCGCGAAGACTGGTATCCCTTTGCTGTCAAAAATGAAAAGGAAGAACCAGGCATCTTTCGTTTACCATCGAGATGGTCGCAACCTGTTTCCATATAAGCCGTTGACTTCAGCTGACCGGTGAACTGCTTCTAATTCTTGCTATTAGACAACTCTAACGCATCCAGATAAAACATGCCTGCCATATTTGTTTTATCGGGCTGTACATAGATTTGTATGCGCTCGATCGCACTCATATTGATACCTGACAGCTGGCCGATATCAAAGGTTACGGGACTCCAACCATCGAGATTACTTACACGTTCAATGGCGGTGTCCGCCGTTTTTCCTGAATGATCGATCAGTCTCAGCATGAGATCTGTTTCCCCGGCCACCCACATGCGGATGTATCGGTAATGCGAAAGATCGCGGATATCGAGGTCAACGCCCATATAGGCCCATCGATCCGCCTCCGTTGTTTTGCGATAATTGACCTCCAGACAGGAAACCCCCTGCAGGAATACGCGCTGGGTTTTTGTTACCTGAATCGACGGGGTGGTGATCCAGCGATTTCGGGTGTTGCCATCGAAATAATCCAGTTCAAAGCGATCCGGATAATCGATCCGCCCTATATACATGCCGCTGCCGGCAGCTGTGGTGGACATGTTTCCGTCGACATCCTGCGTACGCGCTCCAAAATACCAGGTCGAATCGGAGGGAAGACCTGAAACAAATATTTCGTGATGCTGCAGTCCCACCGACGCACTGTCGTAGCCCGGCAGATCCTGATAGGTAGAAAAATCGCGATTTTCCCGTAATGGATGCTTTGAACATTTAAACAGATATTTCCACGCCATGGGATGAAGCATTTTGTCCAACGGCTTCCAGCGCAGAACGATTTCACCGGGCATACGTGTTTTTTCCACGGTCAACCCGTCTGGTTGGGGAGGTGGTCGCGTGATAATACGGCGTGTCAACCGAATATCATCCAATCCAATCACGCCTTTTCCTGCTCCATCCAGCGAGAGTGGAAAAATTCGTAATTCTGTTACGTCAGTATAATCGAAATCGGAATCCCCTGGAATCCGGTAGTACAAATGGCGCCATCCCTGATCTCCCTCTAACGAGGAGGCGGCTTTCAGGGATAGTTCCCGACCTCTTCCATCGACCATGCGCACGTCCAGCAGCGCGGCGTAGCGACTCCATATTTTTATGGCATCCCATTGACTGAAATCATGTTGTGACGGACGGCACACCCATGGCGATGTCGCGCCAAAACGAGCATTCACCGTTCCTGACATCGAAAAACGTCCTTGCGCCGGTGCTTCATCTGTTCGTTGCATGGAATAGCCCAGCGACGGAATCCACGTTGCCGGAATACAGGGCATGGGCACCGCTTCAAAATCGTCTATTAGCAAATCCATTCCGATTTTAGACATCGCAGAACGAATGACCGGATGGCGATCCAGCCGCCGCGCCATGGAATCGGGCTGCATCTGATTCATGTGCAGCATGACCTGTCCCAAAAAGGACGCCGTATAATCCTTGAAACTCCAATGCTGCTCGGGGCATACCGCGTCATAGAAGCCATAGGATCCAAAAACCTGGTCATTGAAGCGCCGACCCGTATCACTCAACGCTTTTCTTACCGATTCAGGAAGAAATGGATATGAAGAAACCAGCGCAGGCAGGCAGATCACCTTGTCTTGTTCTGCCGCACCAAGTTCCGGAGGATAGCCATACAGCTCAAAGCCATTGGGACTCTCACAGGAGGATAGCCCCCACAAGGCATATTCCGGATACAAATTACGCTGGGCATAGGTGCGATTTGCCTCCACCGCCAGGTAGGCACTGGTCCAGTAATCGTCCGCTCCATCACGCAAATAACGCAAGGGCAGCCACGCATGCACCTCCAGTTGCTTCAGTAATGGAGGACACTTGATCATGCGCCATTGATCATACAGCAGATATTGATAGGTAGCTCGCCATCCTAATTGCCAGCTATCCAGCGGGGCCGTATGAGCAATAGAACCGAAACTTAAAAGATAGGCCATCATCGCAGAAATATTTTGGGCCGCATCAAGTCTCTCCTCACTGTACCCGGTGGACGGACTCCAGAACGCGGCCATCCGATACTGACTGGTTCCGTCGTTGCTGCCAAACATCCAGTCCCATTCAACGGCGGAGAAAAAGGATGAACACAATCCCCGAATCTCTGATTCCGCATCATTGGGTGCATCAAATACCGACTGTGCCAGCAGCATGCCGGACATCAGCCAGGCCGTTGCCACCGTGTTGCCTCCGTCATCACTGGGATGATTCAATGGTAACGGCACATATTTTTCACTGTGATAGTAGGAAGCAAAGAAGCCATGCTGCACAGGCAGTAATTCTAAAGCATGCAGCACGTCGAGCATCTGTTCGGATGCGGCGTCACGCGTCAGCCATTCGCGCTGCAATCCGATACAGATTGACGCCAGCTGGTATCCTACACCTGCGGACGATATGACCGACGCATCGTTCATCCGGTCCAGTACCAACCCTGACGGCGACTGAACCGCCGCAAAAAAATCATACGCCTTGCGCTCCAGTCGCGACACCATCTCATCCTGCGCTCCTGCCGACATGCCGCAGATCAGCAAAACGCCCAAACCCAAACCCATTTTTTTAAACATCATCATGACTCACTGCTCCTGTTTACCACGCCGACCATCCTGTCTGCCGATGCGTTCCGCCTGCAATCAGCTTAAACCATTTGACTTGCATGCCTTGTCATACTAAGAATTTGTCACATCTTTAAGGCTACAACTCAAATGTAAACTGTAAACAGGATCAATAATTGCGAACCCTTCAGGAAAAAGCATGAAAAAACAATTTAAAATTGGATTACTAGGATTTGGCACCATTGGCGCGGGCGTCGTGGAGACTATTCAGAAAAATGGCGAACTGCTCGAAGCCCGCACAGGAATACATCTGGAAGTGGCGAAAATCGCAGATCTTGATGTGGTCAGCGATCGCGGCATCACTGTCGATCCATCCATCCTGACCACGGACGCCTTCTCTGTGGTAACCGATCCGGAAATCGATATTATCGTTGAATTGATCGGCGGCACCGGTATCGCCCGCACATTGATACTGAAGGCCATGGAAAACGGGAAATCGGTTGTCACCGCCAACAAAGCACTGCTGGCAGAACACTGGGGCGAATTGGTTTCCACCTCAAACAAATACAACACTGATATTTTATACGAGGCCAGTGTAGGTGGCGGTATCCCGGTAATCCGCGCCCTGCGTGAAGGCTTGGTCTGCAACCACATCGACACCATTTACGGCATCCTCAATGGAACATGCAATTATATCCTGACAAAAATGGAGCGCGAAGGCATCCTTTTCGACGACGTGCTGGCCGAAGCCCAGGCCAATGGCTTTGCTGAAGCCGATCCGTCTCTTGACATCGACGGCATCGATACCTCGCACAAGGCCGCTATTCTCGCATCCATCGCCTATGGCAAACCCATCCCCATGTCCGCTATCAAAGTCAGTGGTATCCGCGGCATTGATATAAAGGACATCCGCATCGCCGCCGAACTGGGATATCGCATCAAACTGATGGCCATCATTAAAGATGTCAACGACGCCGTGGAAGTCGGTGTGTGTCCCGCACTGGTTCCCGCAGATCACCAGCTGGCCGCCGTAAGCGGCGTATTCAACGCCGTGATGATCAAAGGCGATATCGTCGATGAAACACTCTATTACGGACGCGGTGCCGGACGGCTTCCCACCGCCAGTGCCGTTGTAGGCGATATTGTCGATGCCGCACTCAATCAGACATTTGATGCGCGCCTGCGCGTTCCCCCCTTCAGTGAGCACGATTACTACGATAAAATTCTTCCGTCCGATGAGGTGGAAACCCGTTACTACCTGCGCATGACACTGCTTAACAAGCCGGGCGTCGTTGCTAAGGTCGCCAAAATAATGGGTGACAACAACATCAGCATTGCATCGCTGATACAGAAGGAATCCAACGAAGCGCATGCATCAGTCATCATTCTAACCCACAAAGCAAAACAGAAACAATACACCAAAGCCATCGCGGAAGTGGATGCCATGGAAGAAGTCGGCGCCCCGACCATTTCCTTCCGCGTTGAAACATTCATGGCGTAATGGGGAGAGGTCGGCCCGTTCTATGCCCCGGCCAGGCGTCGGCTCCTTTAGCGACGTCCACGACGACGTTTTGATCCTGTATTTTTTTTCTTTCCGCGACGGGATTCATGGAAATGCGCCGGCCGACCTTCCTCTGTCGCATCACTTTCACCCTCACCATCTCCTCTGGAACGTCGTCTGCCTCTGAAAGGATTGTCGGTCTGGGGCAGTTTCTTTGTCCAGCGGAAATCAACCAAATGGCGTCGTTCATCAATGCGCAGAATTTCGACTTCAATCACATCACCGATACGCACGGAGGTGCCGAATACGCGCCCTGTGATGGTGGTTTGTTTATCATCAATGTCAAAGTAGTCGCCACCAAGGGTGCCGAAGGGGATGAGTCCGCGCAGCATGCTGTCGGTCAAAGAAACAATCAAACCCTTTGTGATCACCGATGTCACCATGGCTTTGTAGGGACCTTTGTTGCCTTGAGCCATCTGATTCATGTAGTATTCAATCAGCTTATAATTCACGCTTTCCCGTTCGCATTCCATGGCTTCGCGCTCCATGGCTGAACTTTGGCGGGCAATATTTTCCAGCTCGTGCTGATCGTAGGGGGCATCTGTTTTCGTTTCCAGACTGCTCAGAATACGATGTGTCACCAAATCCGGATAGCGCCGAATAGGCGATGTGAAATGAGTATAACGTTCAAAAGCCAATCCAAAATGACCTGCAAGCTGTGCGCTGTAGACCGCCTGTTTGAAGTTACGAAGAATGACCATATTGACAGCGGCTTCGTTGGGCTGACCCGCCACATCGCGGGAAATGGCATTGATGGCAGCCTGGGTATGCGGGGTGGCTGTGATACCCAGCGTTTTTAATTCGTCGGCCATACGCTGCCACTGTTCTTCATCGGGTTGAGGATGAATGCGATAGAGGCCGGGAATATCCGCCTCGATGATTTTGTTGGCAACCACTTTGTTGGCCAGCAGCATGAATTCCTCAATCAGCTGATAGGCGGGCAGGGAAATACGCTTTTCAAAATCGACAGGAATGCCGTTGTCATTGATGATGACTTTTATTTCCGGCAGATTGAAATCGACGGATCCGTAGTGAATGCGAATCCTGCGTATTTTCTGTGTTAACTTATACATTTGCGTGAGAATGGGTTGTATATCATTGGCTATTTCAGTCGACGCGCCGGTATTGATGAATCGCTGCACCTGTTTGTAGTCGAGCCGGGCTTTGGAATGGATGACTGAGCGGTAGGTTTTATTGCTAAGCAACGAGCCGTCAGGCGACAGCACCATTTCGACGGTATGCGTCAACCGATCTTCGTTTGGCAGAAGACTGCATACATTGGACGTCAGATAGGCGGGCAGCATGGGGATAACCCGATCCACCAGATACATACTGGTGGCACGAATACTGGCTTCGGCATCAATAGGGGAATCTTTTTTCACATAATAGGGGACGTCTGCAATATGAACGCCCAGTATCCAGTTGCCGTCATCTGTTTTTTCCAGCGATACCGCGTCGTCGTAATCTTTGGCATCTTCGGGATCGATGGTGAAAATGAGCTTGTCACGTAAATCAACACGGTTGGCCAGTTCTTCGGGAGGGAAAACGGTCGTGGCTTCGGCCTGTTCGCTGGATTCCAGCGAATGGGTGGTGCGCAGTCCGTGATCACGAATGATGGATGTTACATCCACTCCGGGATCGCCTTCACGTCCGATATCTTCGATGACGGTACCGGAAAGAAAGCGAATTTCAGGGAACCAGGGGGTCAGATCGACTACGACCTTGTGGTCGTTGGGGACGTTCTCCAATCCGGGATAGAAACGGGTGATTTGAACATTGCCACTGATGCGCGGATCATCAGGGATAATATAATCATAACTGCGGCTGCGCTGCAGTAACCCGGTGCACTGTGTATGTTTGCGTTCTATGACGCGAATCACTTCGACTTCATTGATGCGTCTTCCGGAGCGTTTGTATTGATAGCTTTTTCCAATATTACGTACTTCCACCAGATCGCCTGACAGCGCAAAATGCCGATTTTCCTCAGATACAAAGTAGTGTTCACCTGCTTCATGCTCTACGGTGCCTGAACCGTCCTTTCGCACAAAAATAACGCCGCGGGTACAAACCGGGGTATCCATCAGTTCATAACGTGCACCGCGAATTTCGCGAATGATGCCGCGCTGTGCAAGGGATTTTAATGTCTGCCGAAGAAATTGACGTTTGGCCGCTTTAATTCCCATAGCCTGCGCCAAGTCTTTCTTGTGAAGCGGGATATAGTTTGGCTGGCGCATAAAGGTCAGTACGGCTTCTTCGAGTTTGTTGATGCGTTCTTCTTTCATGACATCCTGTGGTTTGTAATTGTAATAAGGCGCTATGTTATCGGTTATCTGCCGTATGTCAAAAAATTAAGATGACACCGTTATGAGCAAAGTGGCATCATGTCGCAACGTTTGATGTTCTAATACGATAGTGGAGGATTCTATGCATGGTGATATTCCGGTTCCGTTGATTGGTGTAGTTATCTTGTTGTTGCTGTTTTCAGCTGTGGCATCCATTGGTCTCAAAAAAATGCGTTTTCCTTATACCATCGGCTTGGTGATCGTGGGGCTTGTTCTTGGGATTCTGGGGAGGCAACTGCACTTTTTATCTATTTTCAGCAATGTGCATCTCACGCCAAATATCATTTTGTATATTTTGCTGCCGACGTTGGTTTTTGAAGCGGCCGTCAATATTGATGTGCGTCTGCTGATAAGGAACCTCGTGCCGACATTGGTATTGGCCGCACCGGGTCTTATTGTTGCCACGGGGATAACCGGCTATCTGGTGGGAACTTTTACTCCGCTTTCCATGGGTTGTGCGATGATTTTCGGCGCCTTGATTTCTGCGACGGATCCCGTGGCGGTAATTGCTCTCTTTAAAGACGTTGGAGCCCCCAGGCGATTGACCATGCTGGTGGACGGCGAAAGTTTGTTTAATGATGCCACCGCCATTGTGATGTTCGATATCATTCTGGCTCTGGTTCTGAGTGGAACGGCATTAACAGGTGCCACAGTGGCCGGGGCGGCGGTTAAGTTTGTGGTCGTATTCGTTGGCGGCGGTCTTGTCGGGGCACTCATCGGGTATGCCATCGTGCGCATTATTGATCTGGCAGGCAACGACCCGCTGGTGGAAATTGCTCTGACCACGGTTATCGCCTATGCCGCGTTTATTGTGGCGCAGTTCTATTTGAATTTGTCCGGCGTGATGTCGGTGGTGGGCGCGGGGATGGTTGTGAGCTATTGCGGTCAGTCTCGCTTTAACAATGAAGTGAAAGATTATCTGGAAAAGTTTTGGAGTTATGCGTCTTTTGCCGCCAACAGTTTTATTTTTCTGATGCTTGGACTCACGGAAGACTATCTCACCGACGGTGTTGGTCACCTCGTAACCGTATTCGGATATTCTTTTGTCGCGATATTGGCTGTGCAGATCGCTCGTTTGGTGGTGGTCTTCGGCATGGTTCCTTTGATCAACTGGATTCCAGGTCAGCGTCGTGTATCCATGGCCTATCGCAAGGTCATGTTTTGGGGTGGATTGCGTGGAGCCCTGCCTATTGGACTTGCCGTCAGTCTTTCTCCTTCCCTTGGTGCGGAGCAACGGGCGCAAATCATTGATTTTACCTTGGCCGTGGTTATGTTTACTCTGCTTGTTCAGGGAACCACGGTGAAAATGCTGATGGAAAAACTGGGAATGAACGATTTGTCGCTGCCTGATAAACTGGAGCGGCTGAAAGCCTCTGTGTCGGCTAAGATGCATGCAGTAAAACGCTTAGAATTCATTGATTCTATGTGGGAAGACAAACCGCAGTCATCTATTGCTTCAATGAAGGTACGCTATGAACAGGAGGCTAAAGCTGAAAACGATGAAATTATCCGCCTGAAGGACTCCAATCAGTTTGTCCAGTCCACTAGCGAGCAGATTTTGTGGAAACTGGTTTTGAATAGAAAAAGGGAGTATATAAATGGTCTGTTTGATAAGGAGTTGATCAGCGCGGTGACAAAGCGGGAAATGGATCTCACCATCGAGCTGGTAGAAGAGGATGTCAAGAGGGGCATCATTCCGCCGTATATGCGTACGATTATCCCCTTTGATCTTCAGGCCGGCAACAAGGCGATTAATCTGATACGGCGATTTGCATTAGCCAGTAATTTGGTTAAGAAACATGATTTGGCCATCGGAACGTTTCTCTTTCAGGTAGATCTGGCCACGGGGGCCATGATGACTGATGCGCAGGAGCAAATAAAGCATTTCCAGGCGATTGCTATGGCCACAGATGAAGCCGCCGCCAAATGTCAAACCTATTTTGACGAGCGTAAACGCCAAACGTCTGCTCACTTAAAGCTGCTTCGCGGCGATCATCCGGAGTGGTTAAATGCACTGGAAGAAGATGCTCTTGCCCGACTGGCACTGAATGCCCAGCTCACGACCATTGATGAGCTGAATCGGAGCGGTGTGCTTGCGCCGATTAATGTCTCGTATTTTGAAGAAACACTTAGCGCACAGCGCGAAATGCTGAAAAAAAACTGGATTGAACAGACCCTGAAAGGATCCTGAATATGTCGGATATAACTACCTCACTTTTTGATTTGTTTAAAATCGGACCTGGTCCGTCCAGTTCCCATACCATCGGACCGATGAAGGCCGGCTATGATTTTATTCAAACATGCCTGAAGCTTCCGGTAGAACGGCAGCGAAAGGCCGCAGCAATTCAGGTGCATCTTTATGGTTCACTCAGTCTTACAGGCAAGGGTCATGGAACGGATCGTGCCGCGCTGGGCGGTTTGATGAATGTGAACCCTGTGCATTGTCCGCAGGGATTTCTAAGCACATTGCTGGAGGACGAGCAGGTAGCCTACACGCTGAAGATGGGAGAGCAGTCGATACCCTTTACTTCTTCCAATATTATATTTCACACGGAACCCTACGATTCGCCCTTTAGTAATACCATGGTTGTTCAGCTGTGCGATAAATCGGGAACCCTATTATTTGAACGGGAGTACTATTCTGTAGGCGGCGGCTTCATTCAATGGAAAGGAGAGGAACCTCCGGTCGCGCGTGTTCCGACCTATCCTTACGGTTCGATAAAGCAGTTCCGCCAAGTCATGCACGACAACGATATGCGATTGTGTGAAGTTCTGCTGGAAAATGAAAAGGCCGTCACCGGTCTGACTGAAACCGAAATCTACGCGAAAATTGATCGCATCCTCGAAGTGTTTGACGAAACAGTGGCGCACGGACTGAATACCGAGGGAATTCTTCCCGGCCCACTGAAGTACCATCGCCGCGCCCCGGGGATCCATCGTCGTGCTCTCCGCCTCGAAAAGGATCCCAATCATTTCATGCTGCTGCTTACAGCTTATGCATTAGCGGGGGCAGAAGAAAATGCTGATGGCGAACCCGTTGTGACATCACCGACTTGTGGCTCCTATGGGACTATGGCAGGAATGATTTACATGATGCGCCACGTATTGAAGATCGAGCACAGTACGCTTCAGGATTCTCTGTTGGCAGCGGCGCTCGTTGGCTTTCTGGCAAAAAATAATGCAAGCATTTCCGGTGCAGAGGTTGGATGCCAGGGAGAAGTGGGAGTGGCTTCGGCCATGGCAGCCGCCATGATGAGTTATGCCAAAACATCGGATGTACGCATCATGGAACATGCCGCCGAAAAAGCATTGGAGCATCATCTGGGTATGACCTGCGACCCCGTGCAGGGGTATGTTCAGATTCCCTGTATCGAGCGTAATGCTTTTGGTGCGGTGAAAGCATATCTTTCGCATCTTATGGCCATTTCAGAAGTGTCGTCCTTCCATCGTGTTGGTCTGGACAGCACGATTCAGGCCATGTACGAAACAGGATTGGATCTCATGAGTAAATACAGAGAAACCGGCATCGGCGGCCTGGCGCATCTTGTTGAGTAATCTGAGTTGTGAGTTAGTTGGAGACTGTCCCAGAAATGGTCATTTTCAGGAATCAGAAATTGTTAATAAGTTTTGAGAGTAAAAAGAGTCTCAAAAACTGCTCGTGTAAAAAAATGAATGACATGTACGCCCTGAAACGGCCATATTCAATGATTTTTGACAGACCCCTGTCTTTGATTCATTTAGCGAACAGGAGTTACGCGGCGGCAGCTGCGTCTTCGTGCATTTTTTGTTTTTGCTGAGCTGCCATACGAGCAAGTTTCCAGAGGTTGTGCGTCAAAATACACCATTCTATCCGCGTTTTTCGGTTGGCATATCCTTTGTTGCGTAAAGGATTGCCAACATAGGTGTTTTTGAATATGGCCATTCTCGCTTCCGTGGATCCACGTCGTTTTTGAAGATCACAGAACGTTTCGT
Proteins encoded in this window:
- a CDS encoding ABC transporter ATP-binding protein; translation: MTIAIEAKNLGKRYYVRGHAPPTAMSALRQLFTRQKKDVFWALQDVNFEIKKGATIGVIGPNGSGKSSTLGLVTGTIYPTTGYVKTHGRISSLLELGAGFHPDLTGRENIFLNAAILGIPREDISKRVDHIIEFSNLHGFIDQPVRNYSSGMYVRLGFAVAIEMNPDILLIDEVLAVGDIAFQLKCLDRIRNFQRRGKTLLFVSHALQTVEEFCDEAFLIHKGHLVKRGNPSDVILDYIKAYMGEGGYLYTQEFGTRDVEFQSVIIRNEQEQETASLISGKSMHVDIHYIAHKRVEKPVFGYSVKTGNGFYIFGSNTQLQNVDIKFIDGEGMIRLTIDPLTLMQSNFFLSLSIHSWDHETQYHRREDWYPFAVKNEKEEPGIFRLPSRWSQPVSI
- a CDS encoding homoserine dehydrogenase, giving the protein MKKQFKIGLLGFGTIGAGVVETIQKNGELLEARTGIHLEVAKIADLDVVSDRGITVDPSILTTDAFSVVTDPEIDIIVELIGGTGIARTLILKAMENGKSVVTANKALLAEHWGELVSTSNKYNTDILYEASVGGGIPVIRALREGLVCNHIDTIYGILNGTCNYILTKMEREGILFDDVLAEAQANGFAEADPSLDIDGIDTSHKAAILASIAYGKPIPMSAIKVSGIRGIDIKDIRIAAELGYRIKLMAIIKDVNDAVEVGVCPALVPADHQLAAVSGVFNAVMIKGDIVDETLYYGRGAGRLPTASAVVGDIVDAALNQTFDARLRVPPFSEHDYYDKILPSDEVETRYYLRMTLLNKPGVVAKVAKIMGDNNISIASLIQKESNEAHASVIILTHKAKQKQYTKAIAEVDAMEEVGAPTISFRVETFMA
- the rnr gene encoding ribonuclease R is translated as MKEERINKLEEAVLTFMRQPNYIPLHKKDLAQAMGIKAAKRQFLRQTLKSLAQRGIIREIRGARYELMDTPVCTRGVIFVRKDGSGTVEHEAGEHYFVSEENRHFALSGDLVEVRNIGKSYQYKRSGRRINEVEVIRVIERKHTQCTGLLQRSRSYDYIIPDDPRISGNVQITRFYPGLENVPNDHKVVVDLTPWFPEIRFLSGTVIEDIGREGDPGVDVTSIIRDHGLRTTHSLESSEQAEATTVFPPEELANRVDLRDKLIFTIDPEDAKDYDDAVSLEKTDDGNWILGVHIADVPYYVKKDSPIDAEASIRATSMYLVDRVIPMLPAYLTSNVCSLLPNEDRLTHTVEMVLSPDGSLLSNKTYRSVIHSKARLDYKQVQRFINTGASTEIANDIQPILTQMYKLTQKIRRIRIHYGSVDFNLPEIKVIINDNGIPVDFEKRISLPAYQLIEEFMLLANKVVANKIIEADIPGLYRIHPQPDEEQWQRMADELKTLGITATPHTQAAINAISRDVAGQPNEAAVNMVILRNFKQAVYSAQLAGHFGLAFERYTHFTSPIRRYPDLVTHRILSSLETKTDAPYDQHELENIARQSSAMEREAMECERESVNYKLIEYYMNQMAQGNKGPYKAMVTSVITKGLIVSLTDSMLRGLIPFGTLGGDYFDIDDKQTTITGRVFGTSVRIGDVIEVEILRIDERRHLVDFRWTKKLPQTDNPFRGRRRSRGDGEGESDATEEGRPAHFHESRRGKKKNTGSKRRRGRR
- a CDS encoding sodium:proton antiporter; the encoded protein is MHGDIPVPLIGVVILLLLFSAVASIGLKKMRFPYTIGLVIVGLVLGILGRQLHFLSIFSNVHLTPNIILYILLPTLVFEAAVNIDVRLLIRNLVPTLVLAAPGLIVATGITGYLVGTFTPLSMGCAMIFGALISATDPVAVIALFKDVGAPRRLTMLVDGESLFNDATAIVMFDIILALVLSGTALTGATVAGAAVKFVVVFVGGGLVGALIGYAIVRIIDLAGNDPLVEIALTTVIAYAAFIVAQFYLNLSGVMSVVGAGMVVSYCGQSRFNNEVKDYLEKFWSYASFAANSFIFLMLGLTEDYLTDGVGHLVTVFGYSFVAILAVQIARLVVVFGMVPLINWIPGQRRVSMAYRKVMFWGGLRGALPIGLAVSLSPSLGAEQRAQIIDFTLAVVMFTLLVQGTTVKMLMEKLGMNDLSLPDKLERLKASVSAKMHAVKRLEFIDSMWEDKPQSSIASMKVRYEQEAKAENDEIIRLKDSNQFVQSTSEQILWKLVLNRKREYINGLFDKELISAVTKREMDLTIELVEEDVKRGIIPPYMRTIIPFDLQAGNKAINLIRRFALASNLVKKHDLAIGTFLFQVDLATGAMMTDAQEQIKHFQAIAMATDEAAAKCQTYFDERKRQTSAHLKLLRGDHPEWLNALEEDALARLALNAQLTTIDELNRSGVLAPINVSYFEETLSAQREMLKKNWIEQTLKGS